In a genomic window of Pseudanabaena sp. BC1403:
- a CDS encoding ribbon-helix-helix protein, CopG family, producing MATNRKRLNLDLSPEAYELLQKLAEESGKNMAEVLRTGLALYGIAQDEKQKGRSLGVVKDDQVVKELVLP from the coding sequence ATGGCTACAAACAGAAAGCGCCTAAATCTTGACCTGAGTCCTGAGGCATACGAGTTGCTTCAGAAACTAGCAGAAGAATCAGGTAAGAATATGGCTGAGGTTTTAAGGACGGGATTAGCTCTCTATGGCATTGCTCAGGACGAGAAACAGAAGGGGAGATCTCTTGGAGTTGTAAAAGATGATCAGGTTGTGAAAGAGCTTGTTTTACCGTAA